The Aspergillus chevalieri M1 DNA, chromosome 5, nearly complete sequence genome includes a region encoding these proteins:
- a CDS encoding uncharacterized protein (SECRETED:SignalP(1-26)) codes for MKLFEGNLFSRLLALLLVGLLGQAIAAPTPIDLDDTHNGPLIEARGKKATQEPYKASKPKSRLAREAISKRDYLHGYQILADTFHDMQWPSKVLKERKIPGNKRKQFWKNASQALAEEAKDTVYVLLPKGSGDDWLKTTVWARKEWPNLNQAKKIVRINPDDENDKEDITHFKHK; via the exons ATGAAGCTCTTTGAAGGCAATCTTTTCTCCCGCCTACTGGCCCTTCTCCTCGTTGGCCTGCTGGGCCAGGCCATCGCCGCACCAACCCCCATCGACCTCGACGACACACATAATGGCCCCCTAATCGAGGCGCGCGGCAAAAAGGCCACCCAAGAACCCTACAAAGCCAGCAAACCCAAATCAAG ACTTGCCCGGGAGGCGATTTCGAAACGCGACTACCTCCACGGCTACCAGATCCTGGCTGATACTTTCCATGACATGCAATGGCCCTCCAAGGTGttgaaggagagaaagatCCCCGGTAACAAGAGAAAGCAGTTCTGGAAGAATGCTTCCCAAGCTCTTGCTGAGGAGGCTAAGGATACAGTTTATGTGCTGCTTCCTAAGGGCTCTGGTGATGACTGGCTTAAGACAACTGTTTGGGCCAGAAAGGAATGGCCTAACCTCAACCAGGCCAAGAAAATTGTTCGGATCAACCCGGATGACGAGAACGACAAGGAGGATATTACGCACTTCAAGCATAAATAG
- a CDS encoding lipase family protein (COG:S;~EggNog:ENOG410PJ0X;~InterPro:IPR002921,IPR029058;~PFAM:PF01764;~go_process: GO:0006629 - lipid metabolic process [Evidence IEA]) — MARLEKLSKSRPPLQVQTASAQNVLHRPQFRHPPSPSQPVSACSPGWACSSRNNNNSLSLYAAPPTPATPGPYNRDRNWSVSSAPLSPPVPMPHSSRPRTMVRRTSCPDLSRVVSQTVEILANEAALANEAAWERDYGSYVEGVHGSLSRKLDQIITLIDEGLFNRDRDLAFAPPVYDDDYYQAVPGFRKSKHMQNVAEYFSKVYLYYNSRLPAQLPPLKLSIYTPTYTLLRLAARYSRQVYQKPVGPERQCYIDADWRQGTKAMVIKSIPLDHRNAIVFAIRGTQSFRDWTINLKTDPKSPKGFLDDPDNLCHAGFLSVARRMVGPVAARLRSLLAEDPNRVAHSLIITGHSAGGAVASLLFCHMLSDYVQSELTHLRPFFKRVHCVTFGSPPVSIRPLQLPRWNARSPKRSMFFAFINEGDPVPRAEKAYLRSLLDLYVLPTKAQGQPRNWKVPRATLSAAGRLVLLRRKQPVVYPSLPGSEGVEASIITHGQLREVVFGDPLMHTMDLYARRIEELARNAVHYSVYSA; from the exons ATGGCACGTCTCGAGAAACTGTCCAAGAGCCGCCCACCGCTGCAGGTCCAGACCGCCAGCGCTCAAAATGTCCTCCACCGTCCTCAATTCCGTCACCCACCTTCCCCTTCGCAGCCGGTCTCTGCGTGTTCCCCAGGGTGGGCTTGTTCGAGCagaaacaacaacaacagcctaTCCCTCTACGCAGCGCCTCCTACGCCTGCGACCCCTGGACCGTACAATCGAGATCGAAACTGGAGCGTCTCGTCGGCTCCGTTGTCCCCTCCTGTGCCGATGCCACATTCCAGCCGTCCACGAACAATGGTGAGGAGGACTTCTTGTCCGGATTTGTCGAGGGTGGTTTCGCAGACGGTGGAGATATTGGCGAATGAGGCTGCATTGGCGAATGAGGCTGCGTGGGAGCGGGATTATGGTTCGTATGTGGAGGGTGTACATGGGAGTTTGTCAAGGAAGCTGGATCAGATTATCACGTTGATTGATGAGGGGTTGTTTAATCGGGATAGGGATTTGG CGTTTGCGCCTCCGGTTTATGATGATGACTACTATCAGGCGGTGCCGGGGTTTAGGAAGTCGAAACATATGCAGAATGTGGCAGAATACTTCTCGAAGGTTTATCTTTACTACAACTCGCGGCTGCCGGCTCAATTGCCGCCGCTGAAGCT GAGCATATATACCCCAACCTACACACTTCTCCGTTTGGCCGCACGATACTCGCGACAGGTCTATCAGAAGCCCGTCGGTCCCGAACGACAGTGCTACATCGACGCGGATTGGCGCCAGGGTACCAAGGCCATGGTCATCAAGTCGATTCCTCTCGACCATAGAAATGCTATCGTCTTCGCGATTCGCGGCACTCAAAGTTTCCGCGACTGGACCATCAACCTGAAAACCGATCCGAAGTCCCCGAAAGGGTTTCTTGACGACCCGGATAATCTCTGCCACGCCGGATTCCTATCTGTTGCACGGAGGATGGTGGGTCCTGTCGCAGCTCGCCTGCGCAGTTTGCTAGCTGAAGATCCCAATCGGGTGGCACACTCTCTAATCATCACGGGACACTCCGCTGGGGGTGCAGTTGCTAGTCTGCTGTTTTGCCATATGCTTTCGGATTATGTGCAGTCTGAACTGACTCATCTGCGTCCGTTTTTCAAACGGGTGCACTGTGTGACATTTGGGTCGCCACCAGTGTCCATCCGGCCATTACAACTTCCCCGGTGGAATGCCCGGTCACCCAAACGGTCCATGTTCTTTGCCTTCATTAACGAGGGTGATCCCGTGCCGCGTGCAGAGAAAGCATACCTTCGTTCTCTATTGGACCTGTATGTCTTGCCTACAAAGGCGCAGGGCCAGCCGAGAAACTGGAAAGTCCCCCGAGCGACACTGTCAGCTGCTGGACGGCTGGTGCTGCTGCGGAGAAAGCAGCCAGTCGTGTACCCAAGTTTACCCGGCTCCGAGGGGGTCGAGGCGAGTATTATTACTCATGGCCAGTTACGGGAAGTGGTGTTTGGAGACCCTCTGATGCACACGATGGATCTGTATGCGAGGCGGATCGAGGAGTTGGCCCGCAATGCGGTGCATTACTCGGTTTATTCGGCATGA
- a CDS encoding ankyrin repeat domain-containing protein (COG:S;~EggNog:ENOG410PZM4;~InterPro:IPR002110,IPR020683,IPR036770;~PFAM:PF12796;~go_function: GO:0005515 - protein binding [Evidence IEA]) has protein sequence MDLQKTELIIMSSIVTTILNASKTNNLPEVKAALDSWMAQEKPDPPRDSRWPMVDFQEALTAALEERNVEVAEELIHRGCWINTDAVIAANDSFNEETEWSSQSYDVLLRNGWDPNQGLGEVGNALNIAICADSAPVVKYLLEHGADPNDNYYLDESPLEWAKTKTPENPEIVQLLLDHGAKE, from the exons ATGGATTTACAAAAAACAGAACTCATCATTATGTCCAGTATCGTTACTACCATCCTGAATGCATCCAAAACCAATAACCTGCCTGAGGTCAAGGCTGCCTTAGATTCCTGGATGGCCCAAGAAAAGCCCGATCCTCCTAGAGATTCACGCTGGCCTATGGTGGATTTTCAAGAGGCCTTGACTGCAGCATTGGAAGAGCGCAATGTGGAAGTAGCTGAAGAGCTGATCCACCGTGGGTGTTGGATCAATACAG ACGCAGTTATTGCAGCAAATGATAGCTTTAATGAGGAAACAGAGTGGAGCAGTCAGTCCTACGATGTCCTTTTGCGAAATGGATGGGACCCTAATCAAGGTCTCGGCGAGGTTGGCAATGCTCTCAA TATTGCTATTTGCGCAGATAGCGCTCCAGTTGTCAAATACCTGCTTGAACATGGTGCAGATCCCAATGACAACTACTATCTGGATGAATCACCGCTTGAATGGGCTAAGACCAAAACACCTGAAAACCCGGAGATTGTTCAGTTACTTCTTGATCATGGTGCGAAGGAGTAA
- a CDS encoding phosphatidylserine decarboxylase (COG:I;~EggNog:ENOG410PQRS;~InterPro:IPR003817;~PFAM:PF02666;~go_function: GO:0004609 - phosphatidylserine decarboxylase activity [Evidence IEA];~go_process: GO:0008654 - phospholipid biosynthetic process [Evidence IEA]) has product MDLPLMIASKGVNLKKPITYKPKHAIIQDLIDFINRRTPIINNEKTKKEEVPLKVDRLALFNSAIATAIAQGEKEMGEEHITDLDSYLKFADDFIEWTPTVSSKGDEVLRKLLVFYWPFNQQELSDLQTPIAPAFTDTDLRWLSYWLVAYARRLGEYMSTPESVGNIWSFYTSHQYGQGPGDADKGTKYDKGDRYEQWKTPEGGWKSFNQWFSREWANIDYSRPLDGEGDDKVIVQDADSVFNGHWDINNGIVHIDPADSKSAEVSIRIKGIDWPIKDLVRTIDGDTTYDNGSFTHAFLGPTDYHRQHAPVEGKVVLAKNIQEQVYLQVAQSTTKDGKTTISPERDIVVSPQELQRRLENTTKLEEKTNSKSQEDLLALYRSNNNLEKNQSEQPSANGPKPDVGITAPDHAGYQWCQTRGLIVIDTSYDSKGNKKSVDHGNVAVLPIGMAHVSSVVLTVKEGQFLEKGQNISYFQFGGSDIVTVFQKRPTYRDDLKAGTTKLHIREKVAEWK; this is encoded by the coding sequence ATGGATTTGCCCCTCATGATTGCGTCCAAAGGCGTCAACCTCAAGAAACCCATTACCTACAAGCCCAAGCATGCCATTATTCAAGACCTGATTGATTTTATCAATCGGCGGACCCCGATTATAAATAATGAAAaaacgaagaaggaagaggttCCACTCAAGGTCGATAGATTAGCTTTATTCAACTCGGCTATTGCAACCGCAATTGCTCAGGGCGAAAAGGAAATGGGCGAAGAGCACATCACGGATCTGGATAGCTATCTAAAATTTGCCGACGATTTCATTGAGTGGACTCCTACAGTCAGCTCCAAGGGAGACGAAGTCCTGAGAAAGCTCCTTGTATTCTACTGGCCATTCAACCAGCAGGAACTCAGCGACCTTCAGACTCCAATCGCGCCCGCCTTCACCGATACCGATTTGAGATGGCTTTCCTATTGGCTTGTTGCGTATGCGCGACGATTGGGGGAGTACATGTCCACGCCTGAGTCAGTTGGAAATATTTGGAGTTTCTACACCAGTCATCAATATGGCCAAGGCCCTGGTGATGCAGACAAAGGCACCAAGTACGACAAGGGAGATCGCTACGAGCAGTGGAAAACCCCCGAAGGAGGTTGGAAATCATTCAATCAATGGTTTTCACGGGAATGGGCCAATATCGACTACTCCCGCCCACTTGATGGAGAGGGTGATGACAAAGTCATTGTCCAGGACGCTGATTCGGTATTTAACGGCCACTGGGACATTAACAATGGGATTGTTCATATCGATCCGGCCGATTCCAAATCCGCCGAGGTGTCTATCAGAATCAAGGGTATCGATTGGCCCATCAAAGACTTGGTCCGAACCATCGATGGGGATACAACATATGATAATGGGAGCTTCACGCACGCTTTCCTTGGGCCAACCGATTACCATCGTCAGCACGCCCCCGTGGAGGGAAAAGTGGTCCTAGCGAAGAACATCCAAGAACAAGTTTACCTTCAAGTCGCCCAATCCACAACCAAGGATGGCAAAACTACCATCTCCCCCGAGCGGGATATTGTTGTCAGTCCCCAAGAACTACAGCGACGATTAGAAAACACTACCAAACTTGAGGAGAAGACCAATTCCAAGAGTCAAGAGGATCTTCTCGCACTCTACAGGTCGAACAATAACCTCGAAAAGAATCAGTCTGAACAGCCTAGTGCCAACGGTCCGAAACCTGACGTTGGTATCACTGCACCTGACCACGCTGGTTATCAATGGTGTCAAACTCGTGGCCTCATTGTGATTGACACTAGCTATGATAGCAAGGGCAATAAAAAATCCGTGGACCATGGTAACGTTGCGGTTTTGCCCATTGGAATGGCCCATGTCTCTTCGGTCGTCCTCACTGTGAAAGAGGGACAATTCTTGGAGAAAGGACAAAATATTTCGTACTTCCAATTCGGCGGCTCTGATATCGTGACTGTCTTCCAGAAACGACCTACCTACCGGGATGATCTCAAAGCTGGCACTACCAAGTTGCACATCAGAGAAAAGGTGGCCGAGTGGAAGTAA
- a CDS encoding uncharacterized protein (COG:S;~EggNog:ENOG410PQBS) has product MPDVSFSASMWTDEQAKEIHGIARSIKPDIKLHAINPGLQVQQGPDAIVDYSVRRCLRCWTAKSLENEVVHISYCDVE; this is encoded by the exons ATGCCTGATGTCTCG TTCAGCGCTTCCATGTGGACCGACGAACAGGCCAAGGAAATCCACGGTATTGCCCGCTCGATCAAGCCCGATATCAAATTGCACGCCATCAACCCCGGATTGCAGGTGCAGCAGGGTCCAGATGCGattgttgattattctgtGAGAAGGTGCCTCCGCTGCTGGACAGCGAAAAGCTTAGAAAATGAGGTTGTACATATTTCATACTGCGATGTGGAATGA
- a CDS encoding putative monooxygenase (COG:C,H;~EggNog:ENOG410PVYZ;~InterPro:IPR036188,IPR002938;~PFAM:PF01494;~go_function: GO:0071949 - FAD binding [Evidence IEA]) has protein sequence MAGHDYEITDVVICGCGPTGAMLSAYLGRLSVRHIVLEKEDGITTDPRGIALDEDGIRLLQGVGIYKHMYTDIGTCMQKFKFIGGTEKTLDTAPFLEMDYGTTQGGTGHVGFICHKQPTLEKHLRNAMTSSEFCQLRSNCTVFEIREDENYAYCRYRGIKGNTHTIKSRFFVGADGKTGFTRKNYLEPLGIHLEQAHKAFYDETWVALNWKVTLPTPTTHPDFPLWELGFTPQQVYDLFFPANFRFICNPDRPAVCGCFGLPKDRLCRFEFVVRSDENGDEMARPAKIKEVVFPYFSHAGSRYGLSQDVRFPEDCIHILRSRPFRFAARSCNEWFRDRVALCGDAAHVFPPFGGQGIASGFRDAVSLSWRLALLTRQQSSASPFHTPKTNHQEILLSWSRERKQQLTRSLAATIANGKVVTERNPLKIFLRDWYLYILSFIPSFQRGLSLGQRKEGMIRYEYADGMPFVPGFGGGVCAPQVYVSAWGRNAEVSFSDDILFSRGKKALFQVLVYIRDPRELSFARKVVTDIEQTSNGELSANEATFIIETTVSTPVPETNDNMLPVCRLATAEEFAESPLCRGRPEPRYYNPYYLGEIVGGGSVRYVIVRPDRFVYASCDNKRDLEGVVVGLVGYLRGE, from the exons ATGGCTGGACACGACTACGAAATCACAGATGTGGTTATCTGTGGCTGCGGCCCGACCGGGGCGATGCTATCAGCATATCTTGGTCGACTTTCTGTTCGACATATAGTGCTGGAAAAAGAGGACGGGATAACCACGGATCCGCGGGGTATTGCGCTCGATGAAGATGGGATCCGTCTACTTCAGGGAGTTGGGATTTACAAGCATATGTATACGGATATTGGGACTT GTATGCAAAAGTTCAAATTCATTGGAGGGACGGAGAAAACGCTTGATACTGCTCCTTTTCTGGAAATGGATTATGGGACG ACCCAAGGTGGCACCGGCCATGTAGGCTTCATATGCCACAAGCAGCCAACCCTGGAGAAACATCTTCGGAATGCAATGACCTCTTCCGAATTCTGTCAATTGAGATCAAACTGCACCGTTTTCGAAATCCGCGAAGACGAAAACTACGCCTATTGTCGCTACCGCGGTATAAAAGGAAACACGCACACAATAAAATCCCGATTCTTCGTCGGCGCAGATGGTAAAACGGGCTTTACCAGGAAGAATTACCTCGAACCATTGGGAATCCACCTGGAACAAGCTCATAA AGCATTCTACGACGAAACCTGGGTAGCACTAAACTGGAAAGTAACTCTACCCACCCCAACCACCCATCCAGACTTCCCACTATGGGAACTAGGCTTCACACCCCAGCAAGTCTACGACCTCTTCTTCCCAGCCAACTTCCGCTTTATCTGCAACCCGGACCGTCCTGCTGTATGCGGTTGCTTCGGCCTTCCGAAAGACAGGTTATGTCGATTCGAGTTTGTTGTTCGCAGTGATGAAAATGGAGATGAGATGGCCAGGCCTGCGAAGATCAAGGAGGTTGTTTTTCCGTATTTCTCGCATGCTGGGAGTCGTTATGG GTTATCACAGGATGTTCGATTCCCGGAAGATTGCATCCACATCCTCCGCTCCCGGCCATTCAGATtcgctgcaagaagctgtaATGAGTGGTTTCGTGATCGAGTCGCTCTCTGCGGTGATGCTGCGCATGTTTTCCCTCCAT TTGGTGGCCAAGGCATAGCCTCCGGCTTCCGCGATGCAGTCTCCCTATCCTGGCGTCTAGCCCTTCTCAcccgccaacaatcctccgCCAGCCCCTTCCACACCCCCAAAACCAATCACCAAGAAATCCTCTTATCCTGGTCCCGCGAACGCAAGCAACAACTAACCCGCTCCCTCGCCGCCACAATCGCCAACGGCAAGGTCGTAACAGAGCGCAACCCGCTCAAGATCTTCCTCCGCGATTGGTACCTCTATATTCTCTCGTTTATACCAAGTTTCCAGCGAGGTCTGAGTCTCGGGCAGAGGAAAGAGGGCATGATCCGGTATGAGTATGCGGATGGGATGCCGTTCGTTCCGGGGTTTGGGGGCGGGGTTTGTGCGCCACAGGTTTATGTCTCTGCTTGGGGACGAAATGCAGAGGTTTCATTTAGTGATGACATACTCTTTTCGAGGGGAAAGAAGGCTCTCTTTCAAGTTTTGGTTTACATCCGAGATCCGAGAGAATTGTCCTTCGCGCGAAAGGTCGTCACAGACATCGAGCAAACATCAAATGGCGAACTATCTGCCAACGAAGCAACTTTCATCATCGAGACTACTGTATCTACCCCGGTCCCAGAGACGAATGATAATATGCTCCCAGTCTGCAGACTCGCTACTGCAGAGGAATTTGCCGAATCGCCATTATGCCGAGGACGGCCGGAGCCGCGGTATTACAATCCCTATTATCTTGGGGAGATTGTGGGTGGTGGCAGTGTTAGATATGTGATTGTGAGGCCAGATCGGTTTGTGTATGCTTCTTGTGATAATAAGAGGGATTTGgagggtgttgttgttgggttGGTGGGATACCTGAGAGGTGAGTAA
- a CDS encoding uncharacterized protein (COG:S;~EggNog:ENOG410PPVP;~InterPro:IPR027417) codes for MAAAITSWVLNPIQSLTMSRPRTRELWCAVSNDLRQPLPIECVADQDNIDTLKKKIWEKIKEELKDTTPHYGKLILYNPVVQLNHEEEFRIEHGEFLHPRRMITSLFPESKDPDVDIVVVSGGATTQKRKRSESQANIPRTLPIAEHQLICPRERTVSKLAAILDDMNIVHVRGTPASGKTRLSELLRDYYRKEGRKVSLIKRWEGLNFKNPWGSLVELVEKWNDEAQDAPTTTSQSEQDLSWVLTSNTVIIVDEAQATYSDDTLWNTIFKERLTPNVYKFRLCLFCSYGSPAAGPDPTFFTPVKFSDEQRISLTPQNQQDSPPIGLFYDKEEFRDVISRLLTFHYEETFNFDEGALEYIFAVTNGHPGAVTSIVDVIYEAYRHDIKRGCIRSLTEDHVIWFLEDTATVFDKLRSKPVNRSFPDISRATNGISVILSKITEGSIPFDINDASIKFCYQKGWIHRVALDGGDVAVLPSRLHEKYVEYWIGKMSMPLPARFDSLPKLCKEVLGEFSITILRNSAEGKKISTASQPRPVEAQYQDEFHRGFVHLAGLGVPISSEWSRTKDGRVDFYIPEKKWAIELLRDHNRVDEHISRFKEGGKYHPWLKENMIKDWIIIDCATSLPTKDFSEPRLWHAVFINDYSELRLYDHQKALIMSVHLHI; via the exons ATGgccgccgccatcaccagctgggtgctcaacccaatccaatctttgacaatgtctcgaccacgTACTCGCGAGTTATGGTGTGCTGTATCCAACGATCTTAGGCAGCCATTGCCTATAGAGTGCGTTGCAGACCAAGACAATATCGATACACTCAAGAAGAAAATCTGGGAAAAGATAAAGGAAGAACTCAAGGATACTACACCTCATTACGGCAAACTCATTCTCTACAACCCTGTGGTGCAACTCAATCATGAAGAAGAGTTTAGGATTGAACATGGTGAATTcctacatccacgccgaatgattACATCACTCTTccctgaaagcaaggatccagatgtggatattgttgttgtgagcggagGTGCCACTACACAGAAACGAAAGCGCTCTGAATCACAAG CGAATATACCTCGGACACTGCCCATCGCAGAGCATCAGTTGATATGCCCTCGAGAGCGTACAGTGTCAAAACTTgcagccattttggatgacatgaacatagtccatgtgcgtggaactccagccagtgggaaaacacGTCTCTCTGAACTCTTGAGAGACTACTATCGCAAAGAGGGAAGGAAGGTTTCCTTGATCAAAAGATGGGAAGGACTCAATTTTAAGAATCCTTGGGGCAGTCTTGTCGAGCTTGTTGAGAAATGGAATGATGAAGCACAAGACGCTCCCACCACAACTTCACAATCAGAACaggatctctcttgggttttgacatcaaacactgttattattgtggatgaggcacaggcGACCTACAGTGATGATACactctggaacacaatcttCAAAGAGAGACTAACCCCTAATGTTTACAAAtttcgactatgtcttttctgctcttacggcagtccagcagcaggcccagatccaacattcttcactccagtcaAGTTTTCTGACGAACAACGCATCTCATTGACGCCACAAAACCAGCAAGACTCACCCCCTATTGGTCTattttatgacaaagaagagttcaggGATGTCATTTCACGATTGCTTACATTTCATTATGAAGAGACATTCAATTTTGATGAGGGTGCCCTGGAGTATATATTTGCAGTAAcaaatggccatccaggagcggtGACATCGATAGTTGATGTAATTTACGAG GCCTATCGCCATGACATCAAGCGTGGATGTATCAGgtccttgacagaagatcatgtcatctggttcctggaggacactGCCACAGTTTTTGACAAACTAAGAAGCAAGCCAGttaatcgctcttttccagATATATCAAGAGCTACAAATGGAATCTCAGTCATATTGAGCAAAATTACagaaggaagtattccatttgatatcaatgatgcaagcatcaagttctgttaccagaaaggttggattcacagggtagctctggatggtggtgatgttgcagttctgccatcgcgcttacatgaaaa atatGTTGAATATTGGATTGGCAAAATGTCAATGCCCCTTcctgccagatttgactcactaccgaaattatgcaaagaaGTTCTGGGTGAATTCTCCATCACAATCCTGAGGAattcagctgagggcaaaaagatatcaactgcatcacaacccagacctgtggaagccCAATATCAGGATGAATTTCACAGGGGATTTGTCCACCTGGCTGGGCTAGGCGTACCaatatccagtgaatggtcaagaactaaggacggtcgagtggatttctatatcccagaaaagaaatgggcgattGAATTATTGAGAGATCACAATAGagttgatgaacatatctctcgattcaaggagggtggaaaatatcatccctggctaaAAGAGAATATGatcaaggattggatcataattgactgtgcgacttctttgccaaccaaag ATTTCTCTGAGCCTAGGCTGTGGCATGCtgtattcatcaatgattattctgaattgcgGCTGTATGACCATCAGAAAGCTCTTAttatgtctgtgcatctacatATTTGA
- a CDS encoding trihydroxytoluene oxygenase (COG:S;~EggNog:ENOG410PKJ6;~InterPro:IPR004360,IPR037523,IPR029068;~PFAM:PF00903): MANETPVQATQGSEVQDIVAIGPEQEALQAWRKRCNIDTDAQIRLVKLSHMRYQHPDLDGITVFLQDFGMEVVKKTDNQIWYRGYGTDPYVYYARKGPKEFLGGSFLVESYQDLEKATQLPTAGAITELTDAPGGGHMVTLTDPDGFPINLIYGQKPAPPGKFPEKLAYNYENDKPRVRKFLRFNPGPAAVHKLGHYGVCTTKFDSLVDFYTRTFNIAPSDFLYIDDADPTTLNGKKNVALFAHIDRGSTHVDHHSFFMSSNPTSHVHHCSFEIHDFDTQKLGHQWLANKGYKAVWGVGRHILGSQIFDYWWDTTGNMIEHYADGDLVNEETPVGYGPAGDESLAVWGPEVPSWFLQ; the protein is encoded by the exons ATG GCAAACGAGACACCTGTCCAAGCAACCCAAGGCTCTGAAGTTCAAGATATCGTCGCAATTGGACCGGAGCAAGAAGCCCTACAGGCTTGGAGAAAGAGATGCAATATCGACACTGATGCTCAGATTCGGCTGGTTAAGCTGTCGCATATGCGATACCAGCATCCGGATCTGGATGGGATCACTGTATTTCTTCAAG ACTTTGGCATGGAAGTCGTGAAGAAAACAGATAATCAGATTTGGTATCGAGGCTACGGGACCGATCCGTACGTCTACTACGCGAGGAAGGGACCGAAGGAATTCCTTGGGGGGTCGTTTTTGGTCGAGTCTTATCAGGATTTGGAGAA AGCAACACAATTACCAACGGCTGGTGCGATAACGGAGCTCACTGACGCCCCCGGAGGAGGACACATGGTCACGCTGACCGACCCGGACGGTTTCCCGATCAACCTCATATACGGACAGAAACCAGCACCACCCGGCAAGTTCCCCGAGAAGCTCGCCTACAATTACGAAAACGATAAGCCGCGAGTCCGCAAGTTCCTGCGTTTCAACCCAGGCCCCGCTGCCGTGCACAAG CTTGGCCACTACGGCGTCTGCACCACCAAATTCGACTCCCTCGTCGACTTTTACACCCGCACCTTCAATATCGCCCCCAGCGACTTCCTCTACATCGACGACGCCGACCCCACAACCCTCAACGGCAAGAAAAACGTCGCTCTCTTCGCGCACATCGACCGCGGCTCCACTCACGTCGACCACCACTCCTTCTTCATGTCATCCAACCCAACCTCGCACGTACACCATTGCTCCTTCGAGATTCACGACTTCGACACCCAGAAGCTCGGCCATCAATGGCTTGCGAACAAGGGCTATAAGGCTGTATGGGGTGTTGGGAGGCATATACTGGGATCGCAGATTTTTGATTACTGGTGGGACACAACGGGAAATATGATTGAGCATTATGCGGACGGGGATTTGGTTAATGAAGAGACGCCCGTTGGGTATGGGCCGGCGGGGGATGAGTCGTTGGCTGTTTGGGGGCCGGAGGTGCCGTCTTGGTTCTTGCAGTAA